A region from the Muribaculum gordoncarteri genome encodes:
- the istB gene encoding IS21-like element helper ATPase IstB has translation METDNKTAPVSAVQDQNQISLDLMNRMKMHGMAEAFRESIADTTAQSMTPDSFLSMLLAREWDWRAQAAIARLTRNASFRYKAYMEEIDYTVSRGLDRNQMERLATLDFVRQGTNLFITGSAGTGKSFLACALGHEACKRGIRTLYGNAAKLLGAMKVAKVRNCLEAELKKIERCQLLILDDLFLVPLDAKERPILLDIIEDRHERKSIIITSQYPPSAWYDMVGDPTVADAILDRIVHSAHTIELSGESMRKLKAKK, from the coding sequence ATGGAAACAGACAATAAAACCGCCCCTGTATCCGCAGTACAGGACCAGAACCAGATCTCGCTCGATCTGATGAACCGAATGAAAATGCACGGCATGGCCGAAGCCTTCCGCGAAAGCATCGCCGACACCACAGCACAGTCGATGACTCCGGACTCCTTCCTCTCGATGCTGCTCGCTCGGGAATGGGACTGGCGCGCTCAGGCCGCCATTGCACGTCTGACCCGAAATGCGTCATTCCGCTACAAGGCCTATATGGAAGAAATCGACTACACCGTCAGCCGGGGCCTCGACCGTAACCAGATGGAACGGCTCGCCACTCTCGACTTCGTGCGCCAGGGGACCAATCTCTTCATCACAGGTTCGGCAGGAACCGGCAAGAGCTTCCTGGCATGCGCTCTGGGACATGAGGCCTGCAAGCGCGGCATACGCACCCTGTACGGCAATGCCGCAAAACTTCTCGGCGCCATGAAGGTGGCAAAAGTCAGAAACTGCCTTGAAGCCGAACTCAAGAAAATCGAACGCTGTCAGCTTCTGATTCTTGACGACCTGTTCCTTGTCCCTCTTGACGCAAAGGAACGTCCCATACTGCTGGACATAATCGAAGACCGGCACGAGCGCAAATCAATAATCATCACATCCCAGTATCCGCCCTCGGCATGGTACGACATGGTGGGGGATCCGACTGTGGCTGACGCTATCCTTGACCGCATAGTCCACTCCGCCCATACCATCGAACTCTCCGGAGAAAGCATGCGAAAACTCAAGGCTAAAAAGTAA
- the istB gene encoding IS21-like element helper ATPase IstB, whose protein sequence is METDNKTAPVSAVQDQNQISLDLMNRMKMHGMAEAFRESIAGTTAQSMTPDSFLSMLLAREWDWRAQAAIARLTRNASFRYKAYMEEIDYTVSRGLDRNQMERLATLDFVRQGTNLFITGSAGTGKSFLACALGHEACKRGIRTLYGNAAKLLGALKVAKVRNCLEAELKKIERCQLLILDDLFLVPLDAKERPILLDIIEDRHERKSIIITSQYPPSAWYDMVGDPTVADAILDRIVHSAHTIELSGESMRKLKAKK, encoded by the coding sequence ATGGAAACAGACAATAAAACCGCCCCTGTATCCGCAGTACAGGACCAGAACCAGATCTCGCTCGATCTGATGAACCGAATGAAAATGCACGGCATGGCCGAAGCCTTCCGCGAAAGCATCGCCGGCACCACAGCACAGTCGATGACTCCGGACTCCTTCCTCTCGATGCTGCTCGCTCGGGAATGGGACTGGCGCGCTCAGGCCGCCATTGCACGTCTGACCCGAAATGCGTCATTCCGCTACAAGGCCTATATGGAAGAAATCGACTACACCGTCAGCCGGGGCCTCGACCGTAACCAGATGGAACGGCTCGCCACTCTCGACTTCGTGCGCCAGGGTACTAATCTCTTCATCACAGGTTCGGCAGGAACCGGCAAGAGCTTCCTGGCATGCGCTCTGGGACATGAGGCCTGCAAGCGCGGCATACGCACCCTGTACGGCAATGCCGCAAAACTTCTCGGCGCCCTGAAGGTGGCAAAAGTCAGAAACTGCCTTGAAGCCGAACTCAAGAAAATCGAACGCTGTCAGCTTCTGATTCTTGACGACCTGTTCCTTGTCCCTCTTGACGCAAAGGAACGTCCCATACTGCTGGACATAATCGAAGACCGGCACGAGCGCAAATCAATAATCATCACATCCCAGTATCCGCCCTCGGCATGGTACGACATGGTGGGGGATCCGACTGTGGCTGACGCTATCCTTGACCGCATAGTCCACTCCGCCCATACCATCGAACTCTCCGGAGAAAGCATGCGAAAACTCAAGGCTAAAAAGTAA